In one Ascaphus truei isolate aAscTru1 unplaced genomic scaffold, aAscTru1.hap1 HAP1_SCAFFOLD_1576, whole genome shotgun sequence genomic region, the following are encoded:
- the LOC142476400 gene encoding LOW QUALITY PROTEIN: acid-sensing ion channel 2-like (The sequence of the model RefSeq protein was modified relative to this genomic sequence to represent the inferred CDS: deleted 1 base in 1 codon) gives MPREAKIRPPAGGCPSMVASTRRDAQVDPPMCYVRTQQRRALTLPFLQHAKLHGLRYVCSPRLAYQRRAFWFLALFTSMGFFLSWSSNRVLYWLSFPSHTRMQLEWSKELAFPAVTLCNNNPVRFHRLTKSDLYYAGYWLGLLLANRTARPLLAELLPEDKHKWFHKLADFRLFLPPRDFDGISSGFMERLGHQLEDMMLSCRYRGEACGPHNFSTVSATFFFFCID, from the exons ATGCCCCGAGAAGCAAAGATCCGGCCTCCAGCTGGTGGCTGCCCCTCTATGGTGGCCAGCACAAGGAGAGATGCCCAGGTGGACCCTCCCATGTGCTATGTGAGGACCCAGCAGCGCCGTGCCTTAACCCTGCCTTTCCTGCAGCACGCCAAGCTACATGGCCTGCGGTACGTCTGCTCGCCCAGGCTGGCGTACCAGCGCCGCGCCTTCTGGTTTCTCGCCCTCTTCACCTCGATGGGCTTTTTCCTCTCCTGGTCCTCCAACAGGGTGCTCTACTGGTTGTCCTTCCCGTCGCACACCCGCATGCAGCTCGAGTGGAGCAAAGAGCTGGCCTTCCCAGCCGTCACCCTGTGCAACAACAACCCGGTGCGGTTTCACCGCCTCACCAAGAGCGACCTCTACTACGCCGGCTACTGGCTGGGGCTGCTGCTGGCCAACCGG ACGGCCCGGCCTCTCCTGGCCGAGCTGCTGCCCGAGGACAAACACAAGTGGTTCCACAAACTGGCCGACTTCCGACTCTTCCTGCCCCCCCGGGACTTTGACGGGATCAGCTCGGGATTCATGGAGAGGCTGGGCCACCAGCTGGAGGACATGATGTTGTCCTGCAGATACCGCGGGGAGGCGTGCGGACCTCACAACTTCTCCACCGTGAGTGCcaccttcttcttcttctgtataGATTAG